A stretch of Anolis sagrei isolate rAnoSag1 chromosome X, rAnoSag1.mat, whole genome shotgun sequence DNA encodes these proteins:
- the PLA2G1B gene encoding phospholipase A2, protein MNLLLLFVLAAVGMAHDAIPRNLWQFRNMIKCTIPSSDPLKDYNNYGCYCGLGGSGTPVDDLDTCCQIHDGCYSEAKKHPNCKFLLDNPYTKTYAYSCSGTEITCSEENNECEAFICNCDRSAAICFAGAPYNKDYKNMDTKHCK, encoded by the exons tTGGCATGGCCCACGATGCCATTCCCCGCAACCTGTGGCAATTCCGCAACATGATCAAGTGCACCATTCCCAGCAGTGACCCACTGAAGGACTATAACAACTACGGCTGCTACTGTGGTTTGGGGGGCAGCGGGACTCCTGTTGATGACCTGGACAC GTGCTGCCAAATCCACGATGGGTGCTACTCGGAAGCCAAGAAGCACCCAAACTGCAAATTCCTCTTGGACAACCCATACACCAAGACCTACGCTTACAGCTGTTCGGGCACTGAGATCACCTGCAGCG AAGAGAATAATGAATGTGAGGCGTTTATCTGCAATTGCGACCGCAGTGCCGCCATCTGCTTTGCGGGTGCCCCATACAACAAAGATTACAAGAACATGGACACCAAACACTGCAAGTGA